The genomic stretch CTCAAACTCCAAATGAGGAGATGTTGTTGATTTAGCATGGTTCACACCCCAAACCCAGTGGTTCTGAgcctttctttttaataataggCACCTGTTCCTTTATTTTACATAATGgggatacatttaaaataattttaaataattttaatggagatcctcaaacaaaatacaaaataattgctTAGACACCAGCTGTATTCAGGCTCACAGGTCTCTTTCTGGACCATAGCTGTTAAAAATGCAGTTCACAGTTAAAGTTCCAAAGAACTGTGTTGAGAAAAGGTGTTTAAGAATAggatttgggggccgggcggtggcgctggaggtaaggtgcctgccttgcctgcgctagcctaggacggactgcggttcgatcccccggcgtcccatatggtcccccaagaagccaggagcaacttctgagcgcatagccaggagtaacccctgagcgtcacagggtgtggcccaaaaaccaaaaaaaaaaaaaaaaaaaaaaaagaatagaatttagtAATCTTTGATGAAACTACAACTGCTTTTGGTAACAACCAACCATCCATGGCCTTGGAAAATTATCGGCATGACCTGCTAGTGACGAGGTGATTTTTCTTCACAGTCCATACCACTATCTTCCCAAAATACTTCCTAACTTTTGCTGAACCAAAATACTTTAATTTGTAGAAGATGAAAATGAGAAAACCAAGAACAGGAAAGAAAAGTCAAGACACATGAGTAAACCCATCAGGGAACAGAAGCTGAGGCAACAGGAAGCAGAATCCTGAACATTCTGAGATCTGCTAGTACCTCCTGGAGGCCTGTGTTCGTGTCTTCGATGCCCTTCTGCAGCAGGATAATCATGTCGTATTTGTTGCCCAAGTAGGGAAGCTCAATCATGCTGAAATTGAGGTCCTTATTGTAGCCCACGGAAAATTTGTTCGTCTGATACATCATCATCACCAACTGGCATCTCTCCTTAACAGTCACTCATTAGGGGCCATGCAGCACTGAGGCACAGCAAGCATGAGGTAGCGTGTGCGAGTGATGGTTCTCACCTTATTCAGCGTGAATAGAGCCTCATGGGCAGCCTCTATGGGGAATTTATGCTTCCACTTCCCCTTGAAGTAGGTTGTGTTCACCAGCAACAGTTTGGTCATGCTGTCTACCATCCCTTCAGTCAAAAGTTCTGGAATTTTGCCTGAAACAAGAAagtgtatgagtgtgtgttttgagtgtgtgtttatgtgtgtatgtaaaaTTCATAGATCAGTGTTGACCATCTAAAATCACTTTTGAGTATTAAAATCATGTTAAATTAGAAATGTGTTtattcatttccatttttctttcaccAGGGGTTAAGTTGGGGATTTCTACATGGAATAAGCCAACTCAAGGGGTGTGTTTGGAACACAAAGTGCCTTTTTTAAAGCAAGCCAGATGGGTATGAAATGAAAGATTCCTCTTTGGTGACAGCGATGAGTCTTGTGGTGTGAGCAGCCATAATTTGTTCAGAAACTAAAAGCATTTTTCCAGGAAATGTTGGTCATCATCAATATTGATACATTCTTATGATCCTCAAAGAGAGATTCTTTTATCATTGGAAAgagaaatcttggggccagagagatagtatggaggtaagacatttgtcttgcatgcagaaggacagtgattcaaatcctggcatcccatatggtcccccgaacctgccaggagcgatttctagcataaattcaggaggaacccctgagcactgccgggtgtgaccccaaaaccaaaaaccaaaaaaaaaaaaaaaaaaaagaaagagaaatctccATGAGGTAGGACTGTCATCCACAGAAACAAAGTTCTGTCCATAAgcacctactgcttgtgccacacaTGTGGCCATAGAACAAGAAAGATATACATTGGGGACAAAGAGTCATCCCAGACCAGGTCACATCCAAGAAAAATGACCCCTGTTGCACCTGCAGATTAGTTTTTTTCTTAGATGTGTTATTGGGGAAAGAAAAACGTGTGACCACAGTCTGTTGACTTAAATGCACAAGTCCACAATGATCCTTCCTTTTGCTTCCCTTTTACActcaatatttaaataatttgtaaaatattgtTTGGAGGAACGTGTAGGGAGGAAGTAGATAGTTTATTCAAAGGCCTCTTATTAAATTTCAAACTGCagtttctgtgtgtgtatgtgtgtgttgtgtgtgtgagagagagagagagaaagaaagaaagaaagaaagaaagaaagaaagaaagaaagaaagaaagaaagaaagaaagaaagaaagaaagggagggagggagggagggagggaggaaggaaggaaggaagaaagaaagaaagaaagaaagaaagaaagaaagaaagaaagaaagaaagaaagaaagaaagaaagaaagaaagaaagaaagaaagaaagaaagagggtagTTTTGTGGCCCACATTCAGCAACGAACAGGGGTTATTtgtctctgtgctaagaaatcaatcctgacaggctcagtggttctacaggatgctggggattgaacctgggtcagccacatgtccTCCCCATTGCACTATTGCCCTGACCCCACCAACTGCAGTCTCTACCTTGGAAATCTGTTGGGAGGCTGCAGGGGCAGAAGCAAGTCTGGTGAGAGACACTCTTCCCAGGACTTACCTTCAGTTTGACCTTTAACCCACTCATTGATCACCTGCCTTGCCTCTTCAGATGCATGCTGGAAGTCCATGCTAGCCAGCTCAGtatcatatattttttgaatcGAATCTAAGAACTCCTGTTTCACAAAAGATAAAGAATCAccctgaataaataaaatgacatcaACAGAAGCTGTTTTCTGAAATCTTCAAAATACAATGGAAATTTGTTTTAAGGGGCATAAATTTCACTGTCACCCAAATATTCTCTCTCTTATTTATAAGGTTAAATGCACACACAGGCTGTCACACACACTGACACATATTCATATACCTATCCTCTCTTTGTCTTAAGTATACACAGTTCCAGTGTTGCAGAAAACAAATCAATTATTCGCTCAGCtttacctaatattttttttacatgttcCAACTTtatctaacattttttttaatcaataccCAAATGCTGGCTGAACTTGGGGGGAGCAAGGGATTCACTATTGCTTTCAAAGCATGAATCCTGATTCATCTTTGCCAACCAGGAAAAGGGAATAAAACCCTTTCAGTGAATCAGGACTCTAGTTTATGAGAAGCATTGAAAAATGGCCATTTTTTTCTGCTGGAAACATAAATATTTCAACTGACATCTATCACTTGAATGTGCAGGACCAAGCTTGACACTTTCTAGTGAGTTCTAGAATGCAGCTCAAAGTACTCACAGGGAAGAACTTGTAGGTCTTCTCCCCACATAGCCTGTTGACAACCTTCAAGATGTCGTGCCAAGATTATTGATATTAGTGTTCTGGAATCTTGAATGAATATCCTTCACAGTGTCGAAATGAAGAGTCTAAATGAAAGGACATGCTCTTTCCAGAactatctattttattttgtttatatattttgggggttgaggccacacctggcaaaacTTGgtggttactcttgattctgcattgaggaactactcctggctgatccagagaaccttatgggatgccagggatcaaacccgggtagccacctgcaaggtaaatgccctccctacttgTGATATGGCTCTGGCACCTggacacatttatttattatgatgatGCAATGCCTTGCATTGGCTTTCATTAATAAATATAGGGATGATTACCAGTTAAAAccatgatttttgtttgcttgtttgtttgaggtccagacctggtggtgctaagcTCTACTCCCAGTTGTGCTCACAAATAATACTTCTGTCAGTATTCAGGAACTATATGGAGTACCAGGAATTTAACATGGTTCAGATAAATTCAAGGAAAGAACTTTGCCCTCTGCACTCACCCGACTGTTcccaaatacattatttttcaagagatcaaataagaatataaattatatcGTTTTATGAAAAAATACCACTTGAACAAGAAGGAaagttttgctctattttggcTATAATTTTAGTTCACAGATATGTGAAAGAATAAAAACTGTATTTGTATTtaagaattaataataaaacggggccgggcggtggcgctggaggtaaggtgcctgccttgcctgcgctagcctaggacggaccacggttcgatccccaagcgtcccatatggtcccccaagaagccaggagcaacttctgagcgcatagccaggagtaacccttgagcgtcacagggtgtggcccaaaaaccaaaaaaaaaaaaaaaaaaagaattaataataataaataaaaatgttcacacAAATCTGTATTTCTAGTTTTCCAGGGAAAAGTAGAAATGAGCGGATTCTGTACCTCTTGCTATCAAATATAATTAAGCTAAAGTTTCGCATATGTGTGTCATTAAAATAAGAATCATGACTATGCAGGTGTTCAAGACATTACAATTGGATGGGTTGCTTTCAGCACAGGATTAGCATAAAAAGTCACTTATGCAAAAACAACTTCTTTCACCTCAGCATATAGCCAATGTTTAATTTCCTGAGAACCAATTTCACATCAAGAGGTTCCTTCAGGTTTTACCAGGCTTTGTCGGTGCCTTGCTTatgagaggaggaagaaaattactttataaagTCTGAAGAGTTTGCATAGCTGCTAGAATTGAGGTGTTGCAAAGTGGAAATCAGATTAGAAGATGTGACTTTctgcaaatgataatgaagataaaaaatgaacGGGGGATTTGAAAACGTGGCAGTGTTTTTGTAAGAGCAAAGGAAAGTTCAATCTCTCATGAGACACAGATGTAGAATCTGCTTTGTGACAGGAATAAGTTCATGGCCTAGAACCCAGGGCTAGACACCTCCAGAGACAGGTGAGTTAAGTGGGGGACCAGATGAGTTCTGACTCTCAAGGATGCTGCAACTTCTCCTGGGGCTCAGTCTGTGGGAGGTCCCAGATCAGAGTGAGAACTTGCCTGGGGCTATCATCATAGTGCTCAGGGCCAGAGACACATCGGGGGCAAGTGCTGCCTGGCATGGAACTCAACCTGGTCTTACCTATGGCACTGTGTAGGGACCACTAAGCACAGAGGCCTGAGTGaggcctgagcactgagccaggaatcagccaTGAGCACAGGtccctgagtacagggccagaagtgagcactgagcacagagcgaaAATGAGCCACAGAGGAGTCAATTGTGAATACAAaatcaggagtgagcccagagccaggagtgagtcttgagcacagaggtaggagtgagccctgagaacacaaccaggaataaagtcttagcacagagccaagatgaTTTCAAGCACACTCAGGACCTGAGGAAGCTGAGGCCTGCCCACCCACCCCTCCTACTATGGGACTGTCAGCTTCATGGCCCAAGGTGTTTCACATTTGCCCAGAGCCAGACGCTGGTGAAATCACTGGACAAAGAAATAGCCAGAGGCCAGCAGGACCCAAAACATGGCCAGGGACTCCCTGTAGTGACAGTCGCTCTGTGACCTTAAACTGAAAAAGTAGAACCATCACAAGCAAAGCAAGacctggaaattccagccctggAGAAGGTTCTGGACTTTCCAAAACTTCACAGACCTGCCGAATGCAGACTTGGCCCCTGGGGACTGGCACTGGACTTCTCACCCCTGCACTGTTCCCCTCTCCTGATGCCATCCCATGGCCAGGGAGTCTCAGGCGAAAAACACCATTCAGTTCCAGTACCCTCAGTCCCACTGTGAGCAGAACAGAGGTGTCCCCAGGAGTCAGGGTTTGACTTTGGCCAGCTGTGCTTCCGTGCTACTACGTGTTCCCAGGAAGACCATGGCCAGTGCTGAGGACACCTGAAGGGTGAGAAGAACAGGTTGGCTGTGGGGTCCTTCTGGCTCAGGGTGCTGGACAACTCCAGTGCGAAGGTTGTGTTGGCTGCAGTCAGGGGATCCATAGTTGCCATGCTGGGGACAGATAGACTCAGCTGCTCACTCTGCCTAGAAGGGCACAGGGTACCTTCTTAGCCCTAGTTTCCTGCTCCAGACAGAACCCAATAAAGCCTACCAGGCTGGTTTTGTTTTGAAGAAGGTGGACCCCAGTGTCATGGAGGACAGGTGGACCAGCACTACCCTGGGACTGCTAGGCAACTGAACTGACCTTACTGCTGACAGACCCTGAGATATTCCATCAACCACCTGTGCCCTTCCCTCTACCCAAGTTTTCCCAGACAGCAGGATAGGCGGCCCTTTGCAAGCTGCCAGACCCTGAAGGCACAGACCTGGTTACAAGGTCTGTGTGTCCCTGCTATAACTCCTACAGAGTGACACACAGGCCAAAATACACACTAGCCACCATTAGGCAACCCTGGAAGGAGATTcctgaaaatgaaaacaacagcacACCCCAGCTAGTTACCAGCAGACTTTTCCCAAAGGGCACCCACAACCCCAAATGCAACACCCAGGTGCGTTTGACACATGATAGACTAGGTCTCAGCCCTGGAGTGTCAAGACCTCCAGGTTGGTCAGGGAGGCAGGTTGCAGCTGGGTGGGACCAAATGGACCCAGGATTGTGTCTTCTATCTGGTCCCAGCACCCCAGCCCCAGGTATCTCTCTACCTGCTCTCTTGAATGAGGGGTGAAGGATGAGGTCTTAGAGCACTGTACCCTTGTTTTAGCTGCAGAAAAGAACAGGGGCAGGCCTAGGACTGGGCCACCCCCACCAGGACTTCCTGCAAAGGTTCAATACCCTGTCAGGtgatggagaaagagagaagggccTGGAAGCACACCCAACTTTCTTCAAACCCTCTTTAAGTCTCTCTCCCTGACCTTCCTGGTAGACCTAGCTCTTGGCACTCCATTTCGAGCTGACATCTTGCAGAGCTCTGGATCTGGGGCCTCTACTACTAATTTGAGATGACTCTTACAGACATCTGCCGCATTTCTTAGGGGGTAAACAGTTTTATTGCCAAATGTgttcttatttgtattttttttttttttggtttgggggccacagccagtggtgctcaaagctcACTGTGGCACTGCACTTAGGCATcattcctgaaagtgctcaaggtttgctcctggctctgtgctcaggaattactcctggcagtgtccaggggaccacatgggataccaaaGATCCAACTAGGGTCAGGTAGGCTGTATGCCAGACAAGTGCCCTCtatgctgtgctatggctcaacCCCCAAATGTGTTCTCAGCTATTTCTGTTCATGAAATGTTTGTGTTGGTGGTAAGAAGCTATGGGCACAGGGGCAATTTGAGGACGAGATCAAACAAATTTGGTTCCAAATCAATCAGCCAGGGCCTTATCAGCCTTCACCTCTCCTTTCTAcgctgtgatcagaaatcacagCTATAGAGTGTTTCTGATTCTCCTCACCAACACACGCTGACTCAGTTCCCATCTGGAATCAGAAAACAATAGCCGTAACTAAATCAGAAAGGTAGGAGCGATTTACTGTTTGTTTCtgttggggccatgcctggttactTAGAAGTCACTTCTAGCtgtgcacacaggaatcactcttggtagtgctctaggaactatatgagatgcaggggatcaaactcaagccgAAAAGTCCACAgataaatgcccttcctgctgtaccatGGCTCTGTGTTAAGGCCACAATTATTTGAGGGTATTTTTTTATGGagccatttcttctttcttttttttttttttattgtgggcaaagtgaattacaaatctttcacagtaatatttaaggcacatagtagtaatgaatgaggggcattcccaccaccagtgtagtcctccctccacttctattcccagcatgcatccctcttccccctccttacCTCCTGCATTTTGGCCTAAATTTGCAGGGGAAATTTGCAGTAGTTGAGGGTGTGAAATAATTCTGCTCCCCACAATCCTTCCCTCCCCACTTCCTTGCACATCTCCTGTGGGAAGGAGGTAAGCAACAACTCAGGGAGTGATTTCAAGAGGAGAAAAGGTATTCACATCATGGCCAGCAGAAGCCTGACATAGTATGTGGGTGTCCAAGGCAAGCCTTATCTTATCAGCCTTATCTACTGAGTGGGAAGAGGCAGAGGAGATTTCTGGGCCTGAGCCTAGAACATCATAGATCTATAGTTGTGACGACCACCTTGGGTTGAGCCAGGGTGACGGTCCACACTGAAGCTCAACTGAGGAGAAGCTGTTTTTAGAACCTCTCGCATCTCAATTACTCTCCAAAAAACaactttgttttaggttaatctcttgaccctatttgcattggtcactatattgctgttAAATTGTCTTTTAACTGTATggatccttttgttttgttttatgccccactgcaaatagaaaattttgtatctaactttagtggtttTATGTTAGCACAATTCTGAGGAAAGTCATAATGTTGTTAGAGTTTTAAAGTTCTCAGCTATTCTAGTGAATGTTTTCCAATAGATAAGAtgtttttattgtgtatattattgCAACAAATTATTGTCAAATACTTTCTGAAAAACTGTTCTactgtctttgtccacagaagtaaatgaaaaggaacttggatattaTAGACTCTTATTAGAGTGCTCAGCATAAGAATATTCaccaaacttattttcaaactacatatatttgcaaaaatattcttgtgattttgtttagaaaagtttatgaaaaggaactcgGATGTCCTAGATTCATATTAAAGTGCTTAgtgtaaaaacattttaatttgttaCTGCAGAAGGGTTCtcagagaaatatataaaaatctgtgATATGTATACGATATGTATAAGATATAGAAAAGgctgattattttgagaatgatgGATACAATTCAAACTTTGATGCTTTCAGTTCTGATCTGAATTACCTGCCTCTGGtggagaaaagtaaaacaaatattttgtaacttttctctttattttgttttgtttaagacaGAAAAGGTGGAAGTGTGAAGTGAACTAGCCAAAATCCTAAAGAGGGGTGTTTTGACAATTTCCTCTTTCtagtaacctcttcctttgatatgtaaaagtccacaggatagttatttttgactctgattcgaccttccccctcctggcaCTGGaatttggtttgaataaagaaagctgTTCTGGTGAGTgtagagagagcacatggcagagagagaccAGGAGGCAAAAAGTAGACTGTCTCCAGtgactcctgactggcttggtttatttctTCACTGATACCATGCCTCTTTAGACTTGTC from Suncus etruscus isolate mSunEtr1 chromosome 18, mSunEtr1.pri.cur, whole genome shotgun sequence encodes the following:
- the LOC125995948 gene encoding LOW QUALITY PROTEIN: leukocyte elastase inhibitor-like (The sequence of the model RefSeq protein was modified relative to this genomic sequence to represent the inferred CDS: inserted 2 bases in 2 codons), encoding MDPLTAANTTFALELSSTLSQKDPTANLFFSPFXVSSALAMVFLGTRSSTEAQLAKTLHFDTVKDIHSRFQNTNINNLGTXILKVVNRLCGEKTYKFFPEFLDSIQKIYDTELASMDFQHASEEARQVINEWVKGQTEGKIPELLTEGMVDSMTKLLLVNTTYFKGKWKHKFPIEAAHEALFTLNKERCQLVMMMYQTNKFSVGYNKDLNFSMIELPYLGNKYDMIILLQKGIEDTNTGLQEEQGCTSVQVQESGGMS